One part of the Lotus japonicus ecotype B-129 chromosome 2, LjGifu_v1.2 genome encodes these proteins:
- the LOC130737268 gene encoding putative F-box protein At1g67623 has translation MVRTTGGCSTGGLATRIPSSASSRRARTRTQVYQTPSYQTNSRLVKKTRSKRQRTRKGPCSTTTIQALPRDLLVEVVATVASSSFMDFHTIKTCCRDFLDATEDRYVWQRVSLDNFPLIQWRPNNKATSFLTRCKECGNMESLYREGLRKYFDYPDGNMDGLEILKTAAQKGHKEAKYVCGMILLCSEDDEMRKQGFEYMCILRKSKCVVELRNKVKKLMDFLWKSNGMKGHNHSPLCNSKNTCKGWKVKKGL, from the coding sequence ATGGTTAGAACTACAGGTGGATGTTCTACAGGTGGTCTCGCCACACGTATTCCATCGAGTGCATCCTCGCGTAGAGCGCGTACACGTACTCAAGTTTATCAGACACCATCATATCAAACTAATTCACGATTAGTCAAGAAGACAAGAAGCAAGAGACAGCGCACCCGTAAAGGTCCATGCTCCACTACTACCATACAAGCGCTTCCAAGAGACTTGTTAGTAGAGGTGGTTGCAACTGTAGCCTCAAGCTCCTTCATGGACTTTCATACCATCAAAACTTGTTGCAGAGATTTTCTTGACGCTACTGAAGATAGGTATGTTTGGCAAAGAGTTTCTTTGGACAATTTTCCGTTAATCCAGTGGCGTCCTAATAACAAAGCAACGTCATTTTTGACCCGCTGCAAGGAATGTGGGAACATGGAGAGCTTGTATAGAGAAGGATTGCGCAAGTATTTTGATTATCCAGATGGAAACATGGATGGTCTCGAGATCTTAAAGACAGCTGCTCAAAAGGGTCACAAAGAAGCAAAGTATGTTTGTGGTATGATTTTATTATGCTCTGAAGATGATGAGATGAGAAAACAAGGATTTGAGTATATGTGTATTCTAAGGAAGTCCAAGTGTGTTGTAGAATtaagaaacaaagtgaaaaaACTTATGGACTTTTTGTGGAAGAGTAATGGAATGAAAGGACACAATCATAGCCCTCTGTGTAACTCCAAGAACACATGCAAAGGGTGGAAAGTGAAGAAGGGTCTATGA